In Novosphingobium sp. PP1Y, the sequence ATCTTGCCGAACAGCGCATCGACATCGGCGCGGCTGTCGGCGGCAAAGGCGATCACCTCGACGTGGTTGGCATCCGACTTGTGCAGGCGCACGACATGGTGCTCGCCATGTCCCTGGGTCTTGAACCAGGCCATGTCGGCCTTGTCGCCGGATCCGGGCACTTCGACGAGGCCCCAGTCATCGGTGTAGAATTTGCGTTCGGCATCGAAGTCCTCGACGCCATATCCGACAAAGCGGATCTCGGTTACTCGGGTCATGGGATTGATCCTTGAAGATTGACTGATCAGATGGGCTGCGAAACCACCGCGAACATCTCCGCAGTAGCCTTGTGATTGTCGACCGGCGGGCCCTTGCCGATCTGGCCGTGGCAGATCTCGAGCGACTTCTCGACGATGTAGCGGCACCGCTCGAAACGGCGGTCGCGATAGGCCTCGAAGGCCGCTTCGGGCGTATCGGCCCGCGTCAGCTCCTCGGCCAGCACCAGCGCGTCCTCGATCGCCATGCCCGCGCCCTGGCCCAGGTGCGGCGTGGTCGCATGGACGGCATCGCCCAGCAGCGCGATGCGGCCCTTGCTCCAGGAGCCGTAGAGCATCATCCCCTCGAGCGGACGATAGACGACGCCTTCGTCGCTGGTGATCTGCTCGGCAAGCGCACGGATCTGCGGAGCCGCCCGGGCGAGCTTGGAGCGCATGACCGCGGCGATGCCCTCTGTGGGATACCACGGATTGTCCGGCTCGGGCGTGGTGACGTACATGTACATCAGCTCTTCGGACATCGGCACGAGGCCGGATCCGATCGGACCGTTGTAGACATGCAGGGCATCGAGATCGGCCGGGCGCGGGAAGTTGTAGCGCCACACCGCCTGCCCCGTGAACTGCGGCTTCTCGGCATCGGGCAGGATCGCCTCGCGGGTCTGCGAATAGACC encodes:
- a CDS encoding FAD-dependent oxidoreductase is translated as MKDLNTLIIGGGIGGLSAAIALRRAGHGVTVIEKDPEWSVYGVGIIQQSNVIRAMDQLGVLDAFLGAACGFDAVEIYLPDGTRVARVPSPALVEGKPANVGIGRRALQKVLGDSAMQLGAEIRLGVAAERFDDDGEGVNVRFSDGREERFDVVVGADGVYSQTREAILPDAEKPQFTGQAVWRYNFPRPADLDALHVYNGPIGSGLVPMSEELMYMYVTTPEPDNPWYPTEGIAAVMRSKLARAAPQIRALAEQITSDEGVVYRPLEGMMLYGSWSKGRIALLGDAVHATTPHLGQGAGMAIEDALVLAEELTRADTPEAAFEAYRDRRFERCRYIVEKSLEICHGQIGKGPPVDNHKATAEMFAVVSQPI